A region of the Curvibacter sp. AEP1-3 genome:
ATCAACAAATACAAAGGCGCCCAAGGCGCATCAAACACAGCAATCAGACCCGGGCCGGTCAATGATTGGCGCAGGGTCGTCAGGTCATGGAGTGGCTGGGTGCTGCTGTTGCCGGGTTGTCGCAACATGCGCTCAAAGGTGGCACTCAGTACGCGCAAGCCCAGCAAATGATCCAGGCGCGCACTGACCCGAACCAGTATCCAGGAGCGTATGGTCTCCAGCGCCGCCATGAAAAGATAAGCGCCCAGCACCAGAAGCGTCAGCACGAACAGTGTGGTTTCGTTGCGGCTGCCCAGTACGCGGTCATAGACCTGCATCATGTACAGCGAGGGGGCGAGCATCATCAGGTTCAGGAAGCCGCTGAATACGGCCACCGTCACAAACGCCGAGCGCAGCTGACGCAACGCGTGCCTCAGCTCGTCAGGTGATGATGGGTTCGGGGAGACCATGAAGGAGGTGGTACGGATAGAGCCTTGTCGGCCACCATCTTACGTACGCACCTCTGAAGCTAGGCGCAGAACAGCGCCTGAAAAACCGCCCGTTTTCAGTGCAAAAACTGGCGCTGTCCTTCGAACCGTTGCTCAAAATGGGCCAGCCATGGCTCGGCCAGATAACGGATCTGGGCATCGTTGTGCAGGATGCGCTGCATGATCCGAGTTTTCTCGGCCCGGGACGCCGCATCCAGCTCTTCGCTGCGCGCCCGTTGGCGGAGTTGTTCGATCAGCACGGCGCAGGCTCCCTCGAAGCGCATGACACCATCCCAGTCTTCTGCCTTGGCGGCTTCCAACATTTTGGCGCTGCTGTCTTCGATGGCCTTGTAAAAGTCAATCAGCATTTGTGGCATGGAGTGACCCCGCGATTCAGACCGGTTGCAGGTAAGCGGGGCCGTTCCCGTTGATTTGCTTCCAGCCGCTGGAGACGGGCTCCATGACACGCTGAACTTCTTCAATGATGCCGGCATCACTCTTGATGTTGGCGACCGTGAGGCGTTGCACACAGTAGGTGTACAAGGCATGCAGGTTGGCAGCAAGCTCGCCACCTTCTTGCAGATTAAGGGGTGCAATCAAGCCCTCTTCAAAAATGCGGACCGCGTGGTTGATGTGCTTGCACTTGGCAGGAACATCACCGTTCTGAATGGCAAGGCGTGCGCCGCCCAAGGCCTGGTTCAGCGCGTCAAACAAAAGGACAACCAGCTTGTGCGGATCTGCGTTGTCAACACTGGTCTCGATGCCTACACGCTTGTAGGCAGAGGCTGAGCGGGAGCTGACTGAGGTAAACATGCTGCGATTCCTTGAGGAGATGCTCTAGTTATCGGCAGATGCTACGACAAATCAAGTGTTTCTCCCTCAGAAATGGCGGGGTTTTCCGCCTGCTATGCCTTTTATAGCTACCCGCGCAATACTGACGGGCGCCATTGCCACTTTTAACGCTTAACGCAACTTAGCTGGTGGATTTGTTCCAAGTGGTCACTTGTTGGGACACATAGCTGTTCAGCGCGGTGAGGCTGGCCATCTTGGTATCCAGTGCAGCGTATTGCGCCTTCAAGCGCGTCTCGAGGTTGGATGCGCGAGTATTCACCTTGGTTTGCTCGGTCGAATTTAGGTCGATGGCTTTCTTGACTGCATTGGTCTTGTTGGTAACCGTTCCGGTGGCAGCCAAGAGTCCGTTCGCAAAGTTCTTGATCCGCAGGCCGAAGCCATTTTTGGAGTCTTCGCCTCCGAAATTCGTAAACAGCAATTGCAAATTGGGAAGATCGCTGAACGCCGAGGTCAGCTTTTTGGAGTCCAGCTCCAAGTCTCCACCGAGTTTGGACGTGATCCCCACGTCAGCCAGGCGGCTGAACGTGGAACCAGTGACAGACGTAGACCCCATCAGACTGCGTAGCGCTTTTTGAAGCCCGTTGGCCACCGAGTCACCCTGTAGCGGACCGGCGGTTTTGGTAGATGCGTCGTAGGCGGTCGCGTCGTTCAGGGTGGCATTCAAGGCGTTATAGGCCGAGATGAAGTCCTGCACGTTCTTGGTGATGCTGGCCGTGTCTTTGGCCACGGTCACCTCGACCGGCGTAGTCGTTACCTGGCTCAGAGTCAGACTGAGGCCGTCAATGACGTCTGTCAACGTGTTCTTGGACGAGGTCACGGCGACACCATTGATGGTGGCCTCTGCATTCTGGGCAGCCTGATTTTGCGCCATGGCAAAGTTGCCCGTGGTGTAAGACAAGCGGGAAAGGTTGGAGGGCACACTCACGGTACCGCCGGTTCCTTCGGTCGCAGTCACGGTAAATGCACCATCTGAACCGGTATCTGTCGCACGCAACATGAGATTGACCTTGCCGGAGCCGTCCGAAATGACGCTTGCGGACACTCCCAGACCGGAAACCGCGTTGATCTTGGCTGCGATCTGCGCCAAAGTGCCCTGTCCATCGGCAATATTGATATCGACTGCCGCCTTGCTGCCCACCTTGATGGAAAGAGTGCCGTAACCCAGCTGCTCAGTCGCTGTGGGCAAGGCTGTACTGCCGACGGTGGTTGGTAGCGCCAAAGACTGCGCCTTGGCCAGCTTTGTAACTTCCACGTTGTAACTCGTCGCCGCGGCACCCGTGGCGGCAGTCGCCGACACTGCGGCCGTGTTAGACGAGGTGGCAGTGGCACCCTTCCAGTTCAGCACGCTGCCCAATTTGGTTGCCGCTGCCGACAAGGTTGATACCTGTGACTGGATGATTCCAACCGTAGACAACTGCGTCTGTAGATTGGTCGCTTTGGTTTGCAAAGCCTTTAACGGCTGTTTTTCCAGCGCGGAGAGCTGCGAAATGATGCTGGTGACATCCAGCCCGCTGCCCAAACCTGTTGAAGAAATAGCCATCCCGAACCTCCAGACTGATACCAGCCCTGATTATGGAGAGGCACTTTGACCTCTAAAGGCTCAATTAATCGGCATTCACCCGCCAAACTGAAATGAAACGCCCATAAAAAAGCGACAACCGGATGAACGGTTGTCGCTGTAGAACCAAGAGGGGCCGCTTGGGGCGGCCCCTTGAACCGGTTTAACGCAGGAGAGCCAAGACGCCCTGTGGCAACTGGTTGGCCTGAGCCACCATCGCAGTACCAGCCTGCTGCAGGATCTGCGCACGGGACAGGTTGGCTGTTTCCGAGGCGAAGTCTGCATCCTGGATACGTGAGCGGGAAGCAGACAAGTTTTCTGCAGAAGTCTGCAAGTTCTCAACCGTGGAAGAGAAGCGGTTCTGAATCGCACCCAGCGTAGCGCGGCTGGAGTTGATGTTGGAGAGAGCCGCATCCACCGACTTGATGGCAGCGTTAGCGCCAGCCACTGTCGAAATATCCAATGAGTTAACCGCAGTGCCGGTGCTGGCAATGTTGGTTGCCGCCAAGGTCCAATCGCCTGTCGCGGAGACCGTTCCGGTTACACCGGAAGGAGCTACGTAGTCGATGTTCAATGTGCCGCCAGTCACCGCTTCTGCAGCCAGACCGAAGTCGGCAATGGTCGTCGCCACCGCGGTTCCCAGCGCGAAGCCGGACACTGCAATGTTGCGTCCATCAGCAGCAGTCAACTCCACGCCCGAACCTGTATCTTTGGCAGTGACTCCGGTAGAGGCAGATGCGTTATTGAAAGCAGTCACCGCATTGGCACGGTTGGTTGCCGCATCGGTAGTGGCGTTCAAGGTGAGTGTTACACCGTTGACGGACAAAGTTGCAGTGCCTGCAGTTGTCGTTGTAACTGCCTGGGTACCACCAGCAACCGTCGTCTTGTTGGCAGTCGCTGTCATGCCGGCAATGTTTTGGGCGGTAATGGCGTTGGCGATTACCTTGGCATCGTTGGTGATGCTACCCAGGTTGTAAGTGGTTCCGCCAATAACGATGTTTTGCGCAGTGGCGGTGCTGTCGGCTGTTCCAATGCTGACGCTAGTCAAGTTGACACCGTTGTACTTGCCCAAGTCGGAGCCACGTGCAGAGTCAATGCTGGACACAGTGATGGTCTGGCCCACGTTCGCACCCACTTGGAAAGCCTGTGCAGTGAAAGAGCCGTCCAGCAGGTTAATACCGTTGAACTGGGTCTGGGTTGCAACACGCTCGATTTCCGAAGCCAACTGACCCACTTCCTGCTGGAGAGCAGCGCGGTCGCTGGCGCTGTTTGTCGCGTTGGCAGACTGCACAGACAGTTCACGGATACGTTGCAAGTTGGTACCGATGGAACCCAATGCCCCTTCAGCAGTTTGCGCCAGGGAGATGCCGTCATTGGCATTGCGGGCAGCTTGCGTGTTGCCACGGATCTGTGCGGTAAAGCGGTCTGCAATGGCCAGACCGGCGGCGTCGTCCTTGGCGCTGTTGATGCGCAAGCCGGAAGACAGGCGTTGCATGGAAGTCGACAACGAAGACTGGGACATCGACAAGTTGCGTTGTGCGGTCAACGAGTTGATGTTGGTATTGATGGTGGAAGCCATTTTGGTAACTCCTTAAAAAGACTCACTTAATCCGGCGGAATGCCGATCTCAACGCCAGCATTGCTGCTGACACCATGACCGGCGCACCCCAGGAGATGCCTTCCGGACGACGAGCCCGCTATGAACCCGTTGGTTTTGTTTTCGGGAGTTCTCAAAAAAACTTTAGGTGAATCAAGAGCGGCCTGGCAATAACACGCTGCTTTCACCCGGAAAAATCGATTAGCCGGGTATTTCCACCCCACTTCTAGCATTCAAGGGTTTACCCCTATCAAGATTCGCTAAGCCGATTGGATATGGCTGCTTTTCCGGCCGTTTATCAAGTTTTTGTCAAAAACGTGAATCTCCAGAATTCATCCCATCGTTACTGATTGTCTGCGGGTAAGCAGGCTTTGCAATCGGCGGCGACGCCGGTTCATTCTTTTTAGGAGTTTCGCAATGGCCTCAACTATCAACACCAATATCCAGTCGCTGACTGCGCAGCGCAATCTGTCGGCATCTCAAGCGTCTTTGACCACCTCCATGCAGCGCTTGTCGTCCGGCTTGCGCATCAACAGCGCCAAAGATGACGCTGCGGGCCTGGCGATCAGCGACCGCATGACCTCGCAGATCCGTGGCCTGAACCAGGCATCACGCAATGCCAATGACGGTATCTCTCTGGCTCAAGTGGCTGAAGGCGCTTTGGGCAGCACATCGAGCAACTTGCAGCGCATCCGCGAGCTGGCTGTGCAGGCCGCCAACGGCACCAACAGCGCGAGCGACCGTTTGGCCCTGCAACAAGAAGTGTTGCAACTCACAACCGAAATTGCCCGCGTGGGTAACCAGACTGAATTCAACGGCTTGAAGCTGCTGGACGGTAGCTACACCACCCAGCAGTTCCAGGTGGGCGCCAACGCGAACCAGACCATCGGCGTGAGCGTCACCAGCGCCCGGGCCATCGACATGGGCAACAACCTGGTCAACTCTCAGGCTACTTCGCCCAGCATGGCCACCGCTGCAGTAGGTGCATCGTTGGGTGGCGCAGTGAACGGATTCCTTGCGCAGACCTTGACCTTGGCTGGCAATGGAACCGTCAACACCATTCCCGCAACAGGCACGCTCGCCGCCGGCAGCAGCGCCAAAACTGTCGCCACCGCCATCAACGCATTCACTGCGCTGAGTGGAGTCACCGCCATTGCCACCACCAAGGCAACGATATCCAACGTCACTACAGGCTCCGTTCAGTTCCAGCTGACCGGCGCCAACTCGACACCGATCGTGGTGTCAGCCACCGTGAACAATGCGAGCGACTTGTCACCTTTGGCGCAGGCAATCAATGCACAAAGCGGCACAACGGGAATTACCGCCGTGGCCGACAAAACAGGCAACCTGGTATTGACTCAAGCCGATGGTGACGACATCAAGATGTTGAACCTGAACACCACTGGCGGCATGACGGGCGCGATTGTGGTCGGTGAAGATGCATTGACACCGGTGAGCTTCCAACCTGCGACGGGTGGTACACCCGGAGCGACTACGGACGTGGCCATAGCGATCGGCGGCAAAGTGGCTTTGAACTCCTCCAATGGATTCACCATCTCAAGCACCGATACAACCGGCACATTGATCGCAGGTGGCACAGCCGGCAGCGCACTGTCTTCGGTCGCTGCCATTGATATCAGCACCCAGGCTGGTGCCAATGCGGCCTTGTTGGTCGTAGATGGGGCTTTGGCTTCCGTGAGCGCAAACCGGGCACAACTCGGTGCGATCCAAAACCGCTTCCTCACCACCATCGAGAACCTGCAAACCAACAGCGAAAACCTGTCGGCTTCGCGGTCACGTATCCAGGACGCAGACTTTGCGATGGAAACTGCCAACCTGTCACGCACCCAGATCCTGCAACAAGCAGGAACTGCGATGGTGGCGCAAGCGAACCAGTTGCCACAAGGCGTGCTGCAGTTGCTCAAGGGCTAAGTCGGGGGCCTCCCCGGCTTATGCCTGATGGGATTTTCCCGGGCCTGCGGGTCAAGGGATGTTTTGCACTTTTGTCTGCGCACCCGCATGCGGGCTACTTTGCGCACGGTGATCACTTCAGATATCGCACTGGTTGCCGATATCCAAGGCACAGGTGCCGGCTCACGCCGCCCCAGCCCAAGCCCGATTCGCGCTTGTAGGATTTTTCCCTACAGGGCGCTCACGCGTTTCTGACACGCGGATTAGCCATCTTCTGATTCAAGTTCCGGGCCCTCCCGCCCAGAATTCGCTCCATGGTGATTTAAACAAATCGCCCCCAACCAGGAGCTGAATCATGCGTAACGAACAAATCCTCGCCGAGATCCGCGAAGCCAACATGACCTACCTCATGCTGGCACAAACCCTCATCCGCCAAGACAAAGCTGAAGCACTGTTCCGCTTGGGCATGTCGGAAGAAGCTGCAGACCTGATCGGCGCACTCTCCCCCGCACAAATCATGCGCATTGCTTCAGGCAACATGTTGCTGTGCCGCTTCCGTGTTGATGACGACATCGTCTGGAATCTGCTGACCAACCACTCGGTCAACAAGGTCGACAACGACGCCACCACCAAGCTGCACGCCAGCATCCTGATGGCCGGCCGCTTCGCCGAAGCCGTCTAAAGCCCCAAAGCCCCACCCGATTTAGTCCAGGAGCAGCACCATGGCAACCCAGAAAAGTGTTTTGAACGATTCCAAGCAAGTGGAACGCGCAGTGTCTTTGATTCAGCTGGGCGCGCGCCTGCAAGTGCTGGAGAGTGAAACCGAGTTGTCTTATGAGCGCTTGCTACGCCTGTACAAGGAAGTTGCCGGCCGTTCCCCGAGCAAAGGCCAACTGCCCTTCTCGACCGAATGGTTCCTGACATGGCAGCCCAACATTCATGCGTCTCTCTTCCAGAATACGTATGAGTACCTGACCAAAGTCAGCGCCATGGAAGACATCGACGCCATCATGGCGGCCTACCGTCTCTACACAGAGCAGATTTCGGCCTGCGGTGTGGAGCCCTTGTTGTCTATCACCCGTGCATGGCGTCTGGTCAAGTTCATTGACAACAACATGCTCTCCATGACCAAGTGCTCCAAGTGCGGCGGCCACTTTGTCTCGGAGGCATATGAAAATTCCCGCCATTTTGAGTGCGGACTGTGCAGCCCACCGGCACGCGCCGGCAAGGGAGCATCTGCCGGAGGCATTCTGCTGCACTAAGCTATTAAATTGATAGCTACTTGCGCATATTCCATGGGCGCCAGAGGCCTATTTGAATAGAAATTCAAGCTGGCTTCGTGGTTGGACGATATGATAGGCAAGGGCCAAAAAGCCCCGTTGTTCAACCCTTGAAGCCTCCGGCTTCCCTGTCACAATGAAGCTATGTTCGTAATCATCGGTTGGCTTGTTTGCCTTGGCTGCGTTTTCGGCGTGTTCATTATTCACGGCGGAAACATCAGTGTGATTTTGCACGCACTCCCTTGGGAAATGCTCACCATCGGTGGCGCCACCGTGGGGGCGTTCCTGGCGAATAACCAGATGAAGGTCATCAAGAAGACCGTCGCCGGACTAGGTGCCTGCTTCAAAGGCAGCAAATACACCAAGGCCCGCTACATGGAACTCTTGGCGCTGCTGTTTGACATTCTCCAGAAGGCTCGCAAAGAAGGCCTGATGGCGATTGAAAAGGACGTGGAAGAGCCGGAGCAGTCGGAAATCTTCAAGAAATATCCCACTGTGGGCTCAGACCATCACGTCATTGAGTTCATTACCGACTATCTGCGCATGATGGTCTCGGGCAACTTGAATGCCCATGAGATCGAATCCATCATGGACAGCGAGATCGAAACCCACCACCACGAAGAACACGCTGCGGTTGCTGCAATCCAGCGGATTGCAGGCGGCTTGCCCGCGTTTGGTATCGTGGCGGCGGTGTTGGGTGTGGTGAACACCATGGGCTCGGTGGGTCAACCGCCAGCTGTGCTGGGCGGCATGATCGGCTCTGCGCTGGTGGGTACCTTCCTGGGAATTTTGCTGGCGTATGCGTTTGCCGAACCCTTGGCCGGCTTGCTGGAGCAAAAAGTCGAAGAGGGAAGCAAAGAATTCCAATGTATCAAGACCACTTTGCTGGCCAGCATGCAGGGCTACAACCCATCCACTGCCATTGAATTCGGCCGCAAGGTGCTGTATTCCACGGAGCGCCCCACCTTCGGTGAGTTGGAGGCGCATGTCAAAAAGAAATAACGGCAGGGGTGCCTGAGCATGGCCGGAGACGCCAAGAAACTCCAGCCGATCATCATCAAGCGGGTCAAGAAGGGCGGCCACGCTGCGCACGGTGGCGCCTGGAAGATTGCGTATGCCGACTTCGTGACCGCCATGATGGCCTTCTTTTTGCTCATGTGGCTGCTGGGTAGCACCACCGAAGGCGACAAAAAAGGCATTTCAGACTATTTTCAATCCCCTCTGAAGGTCGCATTGCAAGGTGGCGCAGGTGCAGGTGCCAGCAACAGTGTGATCACCGGTGGGGGTAATGACCTGACGCAATCGGCAGGCCAATCCAAACGGGGCGAGGGCACGGAAAAGTCCGCCAAAAAGAACGCGGGTGAGCAGCGGAAGATTGAGCGCGCCAAAAAGGATGCCCAAACCCTGGCAGCACTGGCTGCGAAGATCGCGAGCACCATCTCCAACAATCCCAAAATGGCCGAATTCAGCTCACAGATCAAGCTGGAGATCACACCGGACGGCCTCCAGATCCAGATTGTGGATGACCAACGCCGGCCGATGTTTGACATTGGCAGCTCCAGCGTCAAACCCTATATGCGTGACATCCTCAAAGAGATCGGGGTCACGCTTGCAGACGTAGACAACAAAATCAGCCTGGACGGCCACACCGACCAGACCCCCTATGGCAACGCAGCGCGCGGTTATAGCAATTGGGAACTCTCGGCGGACCGGGCCAATGCCAGCCGCCGTGAACTGATCGCGGCCGGAATGCCCGAAAATAAATTAGCACGGGTCGTGGGCATGGCGTCCAGTTTGTTGGCGGACCCTCAAAATCCCTTGAGCCCAGCAAATCGCCGCATTAGTATTCTGGTTATGACCAAAGAGGCCGAAGAAAGGCTGCTGGGTGGCGCAGTGGTTCCGCTGGAGGCGGAGACTGAGAATGAGCCACCAGCAACAGGAAATACAAAAGCCAGTCCGTGAAATCTCTAAAATTCAGTCATACTCGTTAAAATTGAAAACCGTACGGCCAAAGGTTACCTATGTCTAAAGAATTGCGCTTTCTCATCGTCGATGACTTCTCCACCATGCGACGGATCGTGCGAAACCTCCTGAAAGAAAGCGGCTATTCGGACGCGGATGAAGCGGAAGACGGTGTTGCGGCGCTGCAAAAGCTGCGCAACAGCACCTTCGATTTCGTGGTGAGCGACATCAACATGCCCAATATGAACGGGTTCCAGTTGCTGGCAGAAATCAAGAAAGACGAAAAGCTCAAACACATTCCCGTGTTGATGGTGACCGCTGAGGCCCGCAAGGAAGACATCGTGCTGGCTGCCCAGCAAGGCGCGTCCGGTTATATCGTCAAACCGTTCACCAAGGCCACGCTGGAAGATAAGGTCAATCACATCCTCACCAAGATGGGACTGAAGTAACCATGTCCGCCGACACCACGCCCGCCGCACCTGCGCTCAGTACCGTCGAGGTCCACCAGCAGCTGGGGGCATTGACGCGCCAACTGCACGACTCCCTGAATGGCCTGGGCTTGGCAGACAAAGTGAAGGATTGGGCGGGCGAACTCCCCGATGCAAAAAGCCGCCTTTCTTATATTGCGCGCTTGACCGGCCAGGCTGCCGAGAAGGTGTTGAACCAGGTCGACCAGGCCAAAGAGCAACACGACTTCATCGCCTCGGAAACCCGTCGCATTGGTGAACTGATTGTCAAAGACCCGGTCGCAGCGGTTGCCAAGGGACACGTGATGAACTTCATCACCGATGTGGACCAAGCCAGCAAGAAGGTGGATGCACACCTGACTGAAATCATGATGGCGCAAGACTTTCATGACTTGACCGGCCAAGTGATTGCCAAAGTGGTGAACTTGGCAGCCACCATTGAAGAGCAATTGGTTTTGCTCCTGATTCAAACCGCCCCACCGGAGGCTGCAGCCAAAGCCGCAGCAACTCCAGCGGAGTATGTTCCTGCACTGGCAGGACCTGTCGTGGATGGTCAGACCAATCAGGAAGTGGTGACAGACCAGTCCCAGGTGGACGATTTGCTGGCAAGTCTCGGCTTCTAAACAGCCTGAATGAAGGGGCGGAAAGCCCCTCTTTTCACCCTTTAGTTTCAGAGGGTGCTCGCGACAATGGTGAGAACGAAAGAGTCTCACCACCATGGAACAAGGCAGCCAAGATCGCAATTTACCGGCCTCCGAACGGAAGCTAAAGAAGGCACGCGACGATGGCCAAGTCAGTCGCTCGCAGGACCTGTCGCACCTCGCGGTTTTGGGTGCTGGTGCCGTCGCCGTTCTCTCCCTCTCCCCTATCCTGTTCGAGCAACTCAAGCTCAGCATGGTGCAGCAACTCAGCTTTGACGCGGAAACCGTGCGACGCACGGGAACCATGGTTCAACGCCTGGGTGATGCCAGCACCATCGGTACTGCCGGCTGCGTGGCCTTTGCTGCCATTGTGATGACGGCGGCCATCCTGGCTGCAGTCGCATCAGGTGGTTGGGTCAGCAGCCTCAAGCCTTTGATGCCGGACTTTTCCAGGCTGAACCCGCTCTCCGGCTTCGCAAATCTTTTTTCCAAAAAGAAACTGCTGGACACGGCAAAGATGGCGCTGATGACTGCCATTCTGTTTGTAATTGCAGGCCTCTTCCTGAAGTCCGGTATGCAGGAAATGGCAGCGATGTTGCTGCAACCGTCACCCGCTGCGATCAGCCACCTCACCCAGTGGATGACCGGCGGACTGGGACTGATGCTGCTCGTGATTCTTCTGGCGGCCATGGTCGACGTGCCGCTCCAACTGTTCCTGCACAAGGATCAGATGAAGATGTCTCATCAGGAAGTAAAAGAAGAAGGCAAAGAGTCCGACGGTAACCCTCAGCTCAAGGGGAAGATCCGCCAAAAGCAACGCGAGATGGCCCAAAAAAGCAGTGTGGGGGCAGTTCCCAAAGCGGACTTCGTGGTGATGAACCCCACCCACTTTGCGGTTGCCATCCGCTACGACGAAGCCAGCATGCGTGCGCCGCGCGTCGTCTCTAAAGGTGCCGATTTGCTGGCCATGAAGATCCGTGATGTCGCCAAGCAGCACTCGATTCCGGTCTTGCAGTCCCCCATGCTGGCACGCGCGTTGTATGCCAACGCAGAACTGGATCAGGACATTCCTTCCACGCTGTACACCGCAGTTGCCCAGGTGCTGGCTTATGTGTACCGCTTGCGCGCCGCCATGCGCGGCGAAGGTGTGATGCCCACGGAAGTTCCGCAACCCTTTGTTCCGCCTGAACTGGATCCCTTGTCCAAGACCTTGAAGGCAGCCACCGTATGAACGCCCAACTGAAATCATTCCAACAGTGGTACGCC
Encoded here:
- a CDS encoding EscU/YscU/HrcU family type III secretion system export apparatus switch protein, translated to MEQGSQDRNLPASERKLKKARDDGQVSRSQDLSHLAVLGAGAVAVLSLSPILFEQLKLSMVQQLSFDAETVRRTGTMVQRLGDASTIGTAGCVAFAAIVMTAAILAAVASGGWVSSLKPLMPDFSRLNPLSGFANLFSKKKLLDTAKMALMTAILFVIAGLFLKSGMQEMAAMLLQPSPAAISHLTQWMTGGLGLMLLVILLAAMVDVPLQLFLHKDQMKMSHQEVKEEGKESDGNPQLKGKIRQKQREMAQKSSVGAVPKADFVVMNPTHFAVAIRYDEASMRAPRVVSKGADLLAMKIRDVAKQHSIPVLQSPMLARALYANAELDQDIPSTLYTAVAQVLAYVYRLRAAMRGEGVMPTEVPQPFVPPELDPLSKTLKAATV